The proteins below come from a single Sander vitreus isolate 19-12246 chromosome 15, sanVit1, whole genome shotgun sequence genomic window:
- the arf2a gene encoding ARF GTPase 2a: MGAFASLFKGLFGKKEMRILMVGLDAAGKTTILYKLKLGEIVTTIPTIGFNVETVEYKNISFTVWDVGGQDKIRPLWKHYFQNTQGLIFVVDSNDRERAGEGKEELMRMLAEDELADAVLLVFANKQDLPNAMNAAEITDKLGLHSLRHRNWYIQATCATAGDGLYEGLDWLSNQLKKAK, from the exons ATGGGAGCTTTTGCTAGCCTGTTTAAAGGCTTGTTTGGCAAGAAAGAAATGAGGATCCTGATGGTAGGACTGGATGCTGCTGGAAAGACCACTATCCTGTACAAGCTCAAACTGGGAGAAATTGTTACCACAATCCCTACTATCG GTTTTAATGTTGAGACGGTAGAATACAAGAACATCAGTTTTACAGTGTGGGATGTTGGCGGTCAGGACAAGATCAGGCCACTCTGGAAGCATTACTTCCAAAACACACAAG GCCTTATCTTTGTAGTGGATAGTAATGACAGGGAGCGAGCTGGTGAGGGGAAGGAGGAGCTGATGCGAATGCTGGCTGAAGATGAGCTGGCGGATGCTGTGCTGCTTGTGTTTGCCAACAAACAG gACCTTCCCAATGCAATGAATGCAGCTGAGATCACAGACAAGCTGGGCCTTCACTCCCTGCGCCATCGTAACTGGTATATCCAGGCCACATGCGCCACTGCTGGAGATGGTCTTTACGAGGGTCTCGACTGGCTTTCTAACCAGCTAAAGAAAGCAAAATGA
- the wnt9b gene encoding protein Wnt-9b: MRSRLPRTACLLRLFALCILLSHTAAYFGLTGREPLVFLPGPFSNEPPTGKAHLKQCEQMTLTRRQKRLCRREPGLAETLRESVRLSLLECRYQFRNERWNCSLDGRGSLLKRAFKETAFLLAVSSAALTHALAKACSSGRMERCTCDDSPGIQHREAWQWGVCGDNLKYSTKFLKKFLGQKKVNKDLRAQVDAHNINVGIRAVKSGLKTTCKCHGVSGSCAVRTCWKQLSPFHDTGRLLKYRYDTAVRVLSVTNAATGETELAGPRRHGQSLRTTDLVYLEDSPSFCRPSRYSPGTGGRSCAKDTSCQSMCCGRGYNTAMRLTSLSCHCQVRWCCHVECQTCVREEEVYTCKNA, from the exons ATGCGCTCCAGGCTCCCACGGACCGCCTGCTTATTGCGACTCTTTGCACTCTGCATCCTCCTCTCGCACACTGCAGCTTATTTTGG GCTGACAGGTCGGGAACCCTTGGTGTTTTTACCAGGTCCGTTTTCCAATGAACCTCCGACAGGCAAGGCCCACCTGAAGCAGTGCGAGCAGATGACTCTGACCAGGCGGCAGAAGAGGCTGTGTCGCAGGGAGCCTGGTCTGGCCGAGACGCTGAGGGAGTCGGTGCGCCTCAGTCTCCTGGAGTGTCGGTATCAGTTCAGGAATGAGCGCTGGAACTGCAGTCTGGACGGCCGGGGAAGCCTTCTGAAAAGAG CATTCAAGGAGACTGCCTTCCTACTGGCAGTGTCCTCTGCGGCTCTAACCCATGCACTCGCCAAAGCGTGCAGCTCAGGCCGAATGGAGAGGTGCACATGTGACGACTCCCCCGGGATCCAGCATCGAGAAGCGTGGCAGTGGGGGGTCTGCGGGGACAACCTGAAATATAGCACCAAGTTTCTCAAGAAGTTCCTCGGCCAAAAGAAGGTCAACAAGGACCTGAGGGCTCAAGTTGACGCCCACAACATCAACGTTGGAATTCGG GCAGTGAAGAGTGGGCTGAAAACAACCTGCAAGTGTCATGGTGTCTCCGGCTCTTGTGCCGTACGGACTTGCTGGAAGCAGCTGTCTCCTTTCCATGACACTGGACGGCTGCTGAAGTACAGGTATGACACCGCGGTGCGAGTGCTGAGTGTCACCAACGCAGCCACCGGGGAGACGGAGCTCGCTGGGCCCCGTCGCCACGGCCAGAGCCTTCGTACTACTGACCTGGTCTACCTGGAAGACTCCCCCAGCTTCTGCAGGCCCTCGCGCTACTCCCCGGGTACAGGCGGCCGGTCATGTGCCAAAGACACCAGTTGTCAGAGTATGTGCTGTGGACGTGGTTACAACACAGCCATGCGCCTCACCAGCCTGTCCTGCCACTGCCAGGTACGCTGGTGCTGCCACGTGGAGTGTCAGACAtgtgtgagagaggaggaggtgtaCACCTGCAAAAACGCATAA